A segment of the Deinococcus fonticola genome:
TTCGACGGGCATATAAGTGACAGTTTAGCGGGTAGGTTGAAGCAGCGCGGTAAGAAGGACGGGTCAGCGGGGCGTCGCCGAGTATCCTTGGAAAACACGACATGGAGGAATTCAAATGACCCGCGTGCAGAAGAAAGTGCGTATTTACAACGTTCAAGTGATGGGAGTGGACGCCGCCAGCCGTGCAGTGCGTTCCAACATGCGGGAAGTCTTTGAGTACATCGAACAGCTGCCTTTTGATTCGGCAGCGGCTGAGAACGCTTATCTGAACGACGATGACGGCAGGGTGCTTTCCATGAGCATCGTTGACATCGACTTGGCGGAGCAGATTGTGCGCGGAAGGCTGGCAAGTACCCGCCGTGACCTCCTGCCGCAGATTGAGCACAATGGAACCGTGACTGATCCGAGCATCCCAAACGGTGCTGGGTACTACGACCCTGTTCACTTCGTCTATTTTCTGGACTCGAACCGGGTTGCCATGGAGGTCAACGGACACGGCCCGCACTACACGAAATTTGCCGAGTACATTGAGAAAAAACTTGTTCGGCAGCCAACCATCAATGTCACTGATGCCCGAATAGCCCCCCTGATCAGCCCGGAAGTCTACAAGAGGCTCCAAGTAGACGGTGTGATTGCTGAGGTCGAGCTGGAAGTGTACAGGGGTTACGGCGAGGCTATCGGCAACATGGCGAACGGGTTGGGTGACGTCCTCACGGCGATGGACAATCTACCTGAAGGGCCGACAAGCTTCGCAATTACCCTGAAAGGTTCTGCCACGGACAGCCAGCCCAGAAGCATCGGGCAAGCACTGCAGCAAGAGGTCATCACCGTTCTCCGGGATGCCCGCCCCATGTTGCATAGGGCTATTGCCAAAGTTCGCCAGCCCAACCCGTCTACAGGTCGACAGAGGACGAACACCGTTGACCTTCTGGAAGCCAAGTGCCTGTTCTACGCACGGCCAGTGCAGGTGCGGGCACGTGTTCTGGATTCCGCATCCATGTTCGCTGAGATCATAACGGGGTACAAAAATTTTGCTAGAGACGAGGTAAGATGAGGCATGCGCAGCCTGCTGAACAGACCCGAACCGACTGCCGTAGTTGCCGGTGTAGTGGCACTGCTGTCGGTGTTGGTGGCTCCCGTCTGGGCAGAGGGCTTCTACAAACAAAGCTACGCTGGCGTTCCCGGAACAGCCTTCACGCTTTTGGGTTTTCTGGTTGCTGCTGTTACTATCCTGTTGACGATTCGGGATAGACCCTTTTTGCAAGCTTTGCAAGCTCAACGACCAGAGCTTTGGAAGCAGGTCATCAACGAGTTTTTTTTGACGTCTTACCTCATAGCGGCTTTTGGCTTGGTGGTTATGGTCTTTGGGTGGCAATACCCCGCCGAGCTGGCTCTGGGATGGAAAAGGCTGTTCCTTTTCAGCTACATCGCACTCTTTGCTTTGAGTGCATTGCAGATGGCGAAAACTATCTATGTACTTCACGCCATTGCTAAGAACTGAGTCGTGGTACGAGCGGCAGTTACAGGGACGCCCCTCTTCCTCTGGAAAGTTCGGGCAAGACTTTGCTGAAGTCGGGGACATGCCATCTGGTTTTTTAATTCTCAGAATACGCAAGACAACTTTCTGCTCTGCCGCTACGCTGTGAGAATGGAAGATCTGCCCTTCATAGAAATCCCGCTCCGGTTGATGAAGAGCAAAACCAGCAACGTCTTTGCTGCCAAGAACGACAAGAGCGTGGCTGAGACCCTGACTGGCTGACGGCCTGACAGAAAGTATGAGAAAACGTCCCCGATAGGGGACAATTTCTGTTTATGACGACAAAAACGATCCTCGGGGACGTCCCCCGACTCTACCAGAATGTCCGACCCTTCCTCAGCGCCCTCTCCTGGAACGATGTCCGCAATGCGGACACCTGTGCCTGGCTCGTCGCAGGGTGCTTGGAAAGCCGAATCTGCTCCATCCCCGCGTGGGTGAGCGGGCGAATCTCAAAAGCGCAGTTCGCGCAAAGCCGAGAGATTCAGGCCCGCAGGTTTCTAGAGAACCCGAAGGTTGATCCCTTCGAGATCTATGCGCCGCTAGTCTTCCAAGCCCTTCGTCACTGGGGCGAGCACCGTCTGGTGCTCGCTCTGGACACCAGTATGCTCTTTGGAAAGTTCTGCCTGATCCGCTTTGCTGTCACTTTCAGGGGACGATCTCTTCCACTGCATCAGGAAGTCATCCAGCACGAGAGCGCCCAGGTTTGAACCCGACAACTTCTCCCTGTGCTCGCCCGTGTCAAAGGCCTCCTCGATGCGTTGGGCATCCATGACGTTCGGCTCCTTGCTGATCGAGGTTTTTGCGACAGTGAACTCATGGATTGGCTCTGGGCCTGCAAATGGCACTACCGCATGCGTATCAAGTCGAACCTGATCCTCGCTGACCTTGCAGGTCAGCGCCTGTGCAAGCTCGACGACATTCGCCTCCAACCCAGGGAAACACGCTGTTTCCACAACGTCGCCATCACCGGGCAGGCGTTTGGCCCAGTCCATGTCGCGGTCGCTCGACCCACAGACGTTCAGGAGCAGTGGCAGGTCGTGAGCAGCGAGCCGACAGACCTGGAAACGTTCGCTGAGTACGGCGAACGCTTCCAAATCGAAGAGGGCTTCCTGGACGATAAAAGTGGTCTCCACGGGCTGGAATCCTCGAAGCTCCGTGATGTCACGAGCCTGAACAGGCTCGTCATGGTTCTGGCGCTGGCCACGCTCTTTCTCGTCACCAAGGGTGTACAGATCGTCACGGAAGGGAAACGGCGAATGGTCGACGCGCATTGGCAACGTGGGCTGAGTTATCTCAAGATTGGGGAACGGGCCATGCGCTGGGCACTCAGTCGCGGCCTCGAAGTGTTTACCCACCTGGCACTGCCAGGTGGGCCAGATCCAGAACCTCTGGGCAAACGGAAGAAGAAATGCTCTGACCCCATTACGTTGCTGGAAGTCGGCTGGACGCTGGTTTTACGCCCTCTCTCATAAAGTTTGTCAAGCCGTCAGGCCCGCGCCCACGAGGCATTTGTTTCATATCCAGTCATCCTCACAATCTCAAACGAAAGGCTGACGCTCATTTAACAATGCCCCGCTAACCTGCCTCTACCCAGACAACTGAGCCGCCCGAGTGAAGGCGGAGGGCAGCGCCCCCAGCGGGCGCTTTTTTCATGCCGGCAGATGACCTGCTGCCGAACCCAAATACAGGGAGAGGATGTTTTTCAATGGGTCTTAGAGCTGCTGACGGCCCATGCCTTCAGGGGTTTCCCGCCGATT
Coding sequences within it:
- a CDS encoding transposase codes for the protein MLARVKGLLDALGIHDVRLLADRGFCDSELMDWLWACKWHYRMRIKSNLILADLAGQRLCKLDDIRLQPRETRCFHNVAITGQAFGPVHVAVARPTDVQEQWQVVSSEPTDLETFAEYGERFQIEEGFLDDKSGLHGLESSKLRDVTSLNRLVMVLALATLFLVTKGVQIVTEGKRRMVDAHWQRGLSYLKIGERAMRWALSRGLEVFTHLALPGGPDPEPLGKRKKKCSDPITLLEVGWTLVLRPLS